The genomic window TATTTATAGGTTAGAGTCAACTGTTAGTGAAAATGTAATACTGTAATAAGATAGATAGTTACATTATTACAGCAATACCATGTGAATTAAGCGAGTGATAAGGCTAAGCTGCTTAACAGCAATATGTACCAAGTACACAAATGATGAGCCGTAAACTGCTTATTGATAAACGTAAGTCAGATAGAAGCAAGTGTTAGTGTTAGAAGCAAGTGTTAGTGTTAGAAGCAAGTGTTAGTGTTAGAAGCAAGTGTTAGCGTTAGAAGCAAGTGTTAGTTTTTATGCAAGTGTTAGTTTTTATGCAAGTGTTAGTTGTTATGTAAAGTGATAGGTAACCCAAGGATAAATAGGGTTTAGTTAATTTGATGTTCACTGACATAAGGAGGATAAACTCGCTTGACCAGATATGCTATCTCAGACCAGCGCACCTCCGGGTGCGCTATTTTTTTATTACCGTGGAATCAGAGGCGAGGCTGTCCATAAGAGGTTATTCATAATTCTGTGTCAGGTTAATTTCACAGATCGATATGGTTTTCTAAGCGCCCCTCGAAATGGATTGAGAGCTGTGATAGCGTCAAATTCCAAGAGGCTGTTCATAATTCTGTGTCAGGTTAATTTCACAGATCGATGTGGTTTTCTAAGCCCCCTCAAAACAGGACAAGGCTAGCATTAACCAAAATGTCCTTTTAGTGTAAACTTGCCTTTCGTCAATTATCTGAAAGCAAGGCATTGAAATCATGACCCAAGCGCTGTTTTATCTGATGCCGCCAATGGAATCTGGATCGGCAACAAATCATACAGACAGTAAGCTAACGATAAGTGCAACTTCAGAGATGTATCAACTCGCTTGCCACGTCGCACAGCAAGCTTTTATTAAGCAACAGTCTGTTTATATTCACTGCCAAAATAAAGAAGTCGCTTTTGAAATTGACGAACTCTTATGGCAATTTGAACCATCAGCATTTGTACCACACAACTTGAAAGGTGAAGGTCCTGTAACAGGTTCTCCCGTTGAAATCGGTTTTGATCGCCTTGGCGCCAATAAAAGTCGCCAACTTCTGATTAATCTTGCAGACCAAGTGCCTCCATTTGCGGTAAACTTTGGCCAAATCATCGATTTTGTTGCCAATGACCAACAGCATAAAGCTGTCGCCCGCGAACGCTATCGGCAGTATCGCGACTTAGGTGTCGAGTTAACGACCCAAAATTTGGCAACACATCCATTTAATTAGTTTGAGACAGACACGTTCCCATGGAAAAAACATACGATCCGCAGTCCATCGAGCAAGCTCTTTACCAAAACTGGGAAGAGCAAGGTTACTTCAAGCCACACGGCGATGAATCCCAAGGCAATTATTGCATCATGATCCCGCCACCTAACGTGACGGGCAGCTTGCACATGGGCCACGCCTTCCAAGACACCATCATGGATACCTTGACCCGTTACCAACGGATGAAAGGCAAAAATACCCTATGGCAAGTCGGTACTGACCACGCGGGTATCGCCACCCAAATGTTAGTCGAACGTAAACTTGAAGCCGAAGAAGGTAAAAGCCGCCATGACCTAGGTCGCGATGCCTTTATGGATAAAGTGTGGGAATGGAAAGCGCAATCGGGCGGCACTATCACTAAGCAGCTACGTCGTATGGGC from Shewanella putrefaciens includes these protein-coding regions:
- a CDS encoding DNA polymerase III subunit chi — encoded protein: MTQALFYLMPPMESGSATNHTDSKLTISATSEMYQLACHVAQQAFIKQQSVYIHCQNKEVAFEIDELLWQFEPSAFVPHNLKGEGPVTGSPVEIGFDRLGANKSRQLLINLADQVPPFAVNFGQIIDFVANDQQHKAVARERYRQYRDLGVELTTQNLATHPFN